The genomic interval AATTTGCCATTATTGCCAATGAAATTGCACCTGGTTCTTATAATAATGTAGATGCCGTAAATAATACCGACTGGCAGGATGAAATATTCCGGACGGCTCCTATTCAAAACTATCAGGTATCTGTCAGTGGCGCTTCGCAAAAAGTGCAGTATTACACCGGCCTGAGTTATTTCCGGCAGGATGGTATTATTGCAAAGTCCAATTTTGAAAGGCTTACCATTAAGCTTAACAATACATTTCACTTGTCGAAGCAGCTGCGTTTTGGCAATAATCTGGCTTTTTCTCCTACCTGGAAGCAGAATACCAATGAAAATGCAGTGTTTGTAGCCTACCGGGCACAACCGGTAATTGCTCCCTTCAGGTCAGATGGCTCCTATTCGGAGGTTCCCAATGTAGGCAATCCGCTGGCTAATATCGAATACAACGATAACTTCGACCGGGGAATGCGTACAGTAGGTAATTTGTTCGGGGAATGGGATTTTATGCCAGGTTTTAAGCTCAGAACCAGTGCCGGTGTAGATTTAAACAATACGAAGAACCGTAACTTTATTCCGGCTTTTAATGTATCCCCTCAACAGTTCAATGAGATCAATGATCTATATATCACCAATTCGCAGTTCCGCACCTTTCTCTGGGAAAATACCCTCAATTATTTCCGGGAATTCGGCAATAGCCGGATAGATGCACTGGCCGGGTATACTATGCAATATACCGATTCTGAGATATTTAGTGCCAGGGGAGAAAACATTGCCCGCCCCAGCGAGAGTTTCTGGTATCTGAATCCTAATAACCTCAATCCCAATAGCATTTCTAACCGGGTAGACGACAACCAGTTCTATTCGATGATCTCTTACTTATTTAGGGTCAATTATTCATTTGGAAACCGTTATCTGCTAACCGCTACTTTCCGGCGGGATGGTTCTTCTAAATTCACCGAGAAAAACCGGTATGGTAATTTCCCTGCCTTTGCGGCAGGGTGGAATATCAGCAATGAAGCGTTTATGCAGAGCCAGGATCTGATTACTAACCTGAAACTGAAAGCCAGCTGGGGTATGATCGGGAATGAAAAGATCAATTATCTGGCACAATATTCTACTGCCAAGCAAGGATTTAACGGAGTTTTTGGAACCGGCGAAGTTTTGTTTCCCGGCACCACCTACGACCGTACCGGCAATCCGGATTTAAAATGGGAAAGCACCACTCAAACAGATATTGGCCTGGAAATAGGCTTATTCCAGAACCGCCTTACCGCTGAAGTAGATTATTTCAATAAACTCACCACCGATATTCTAATTGATCTGCCTGTACCGGCACACCTGGGTAACGGACAGGGAGCAACGGTTCCTTTTAATGCCGCCGATGTACTCAACCGGGGTTTTGAATTTAACCTGGCCTGGAGCAGCGAAATCCGTGATTTTAAATACCGCCTGGGTGCCGTTGGAACAACTATTCATAATGAGGTAAAGGCTATTAATAACACGAATGGCTACCAGCCTAATGCCGCAGGTACTACCAGAAGTATAGCCGGAAGACCACTGGGTTCTTTTTATGGATATAAAGTAGAAGGCGTTTTTCAGAATGAAGCCGAACTCAATTCCTTGCCACGGAATGTGCAATCTGGCGTGGGAGATCTACGCTATGCTGATCTGAGTGGTGATGGTCAGATTACGGAAGCCGACCGTACCTATATTGGTTCTCCCATTCCTAAATTTATATATGGCTTTAATGCAGAAGTATCTTACAAAGGATTAGCTCTTTCCCTGGATTTTAACGGACAAACCGGCAATGACATTCTGAACCAGAAAGAAACCACCCGCCCTGACCCATATAATTTTGAAACACGTGTGCTTAACCGCTGGACCGGGGCAGGCACTAGCACTACTAATCCCAGATCCTCATTTGGCGGAGTAAATTACCTGATTTCCGATAGATATATTCAGGATGGGTCTTACCTGCGCCTGCGGAATGTAACGCTCACCTATAATTTGCCGGAAGTAATTACTCAACGCTTCAGATCTACCAAAGCGCAGGTATATGTACGGGGCACCAATGTGTTTACCAGTTCTAAGTTTACCGGCTATTCCCCAGAGGTGGGTGGAGGCCCTCTGGACAACGGCATTGATACTGGTATCTATCCGCTTTCCAGAATATATTCTGCTGGTCTGAACATTAATTTTTAATCTTTCCTTGCCATGAAAAAATACATTCATCGATATACCACTTTATTTACCTGTTCCCTGGCGCTGCTGATGCTGGTTTCCTGCGAAGATTTTCTGGAAAGAGAGCCACAGGGATTATTAACCCAGGAAATTTTCCCCACTACTCCTGACGATGCCCTGCAAGCTACCAATGCCATTTATAACATCCTGCGCAGGGAAAATTACAATATGGGCCTATTTCCTATCCTAGATATTATGTCAGATGATGCTGTTAAAGGCTCCACTCCTTTTGATGCTGCGCCAACAGTAGGCCCTTATGAAACGTTTACATTCACGCCCTCTCAGGATGGGCTTGGCCGCTGGTGGGCTACTTTATATGAAGGTGTCAAACGGGCAAATGTAGTCATTGAAAAAGTACCTGCCATCAATATGGACGAAACTCTGAAGAACCGGTATATCGCTGAGGCCAGGTTTTTAAGGGGCATATTTTATTTTGATTTAGTAAGGGCATGGGGCGGTGTTCCCAAGGTAACGAGCACGATTCCACCGGTTCAGTTGCCGAGGGTTACAGCAGGAGATATTTATCTTTTAATTGAAGAAGATCTGCTATTTGCAGCAGCCAATCTGCCCGAAAAAAGTGAACAGAACACCACGCAATATGGACGGGCGACGAAAGGAGCTGCCAGAGGTTATCTGGCTAAAATGTATTTGTTTCAGAACAAGTTTGATAAAGCCGAACAATATGCTCTGGAAGTGATTAATTCTGGTCAGTATGCCCTGGAAGCGGATTTCGATAATGCTAATTCCATCACTGGTGAATTTGGCGTAGAATCTATTTTTGAGGTAGGCGCTGTTGGTAAAGAAGGATTGGAAAATGGCGGAAATCAGTATGCCAATGTACAAGGGGTGAGGGGAACGCCCAACCGGGGATGGGGTTTTAACCGCCCCTCGTTGAACCTCCAGAGCAGCTTTGAACCCAATGACCCCAGATTACAATCAACTGTAATTTATTTAGGCGAAGTACTCGATGGTATTACTATTGCCGGCAGCGGCGATACACCAGATGTTACCTATTCCCCAGGTTCTTCTACCGACATTATTGAAATCGAATGCTATAACCAGAAAGTATGGACTCCCGGCCAGAATGTAGATACCCAGCACGACCATAACCGGCGGCTGCTCCGTTATGCCGATGTGTTACTGATGGCTGCTGAGGCCCTGAATGAGAATGGAAAAACAGCCCAGGCACTGCCATACCTCAACCAGGTACGTGCCCGTGCCAGAGAAGGCAATGCAGGCATTTTGCCGGATATAGCAGAAACCAACAAAGATCTGCTCAGGGATCTGATTTTAAAAGAACGGAGAGTAGAACTAGCGCTTGAAAATCACCGCTTCTGGGATCTGGTGCGCACCGGCAAAGCAGCCCAGGTATTAGGCCCCTTGGGTTTTCAGGCTGGCAAACATGAATTGCTCCCTATTCCACAAACCGAGCGTGATCTGGCGGGCGAAATTTTAGAGCAAAACCCTAATTATTAACAATTTACAATTTTCAAAACTCATATACTTATTTAATTTCATCAATCCAAATCTATTTCAATTATGAAAAGTATGTTTAAACTATTTGCTTTTGCTGTACTTATGGTAAGTATGGTGACTATAAATTCCTGTAAAAAAGATGAAGATGATCCACCTTTTGCCATATCCTCCTTAAAAGCCGGTGATATAGATTTGAATGGAGCCAATTCGGCTACAGGTGTTCTGGCTAATTCTCCCATTACAGCTACCTTTACCGGCAATGTAGATCCTACCTCCACCGTTCAACTTCAGCGGGATTATGATGATGCCAACCTGAATGTAACTGTTACTGCTTCCGGCAATACCCTCACTATTGATCCGGCTGAAGATTTTGGTGGTGGCACATTATATATACTTTCGCTGAATGGCATAAAATCTCAGAAAGGAGAAGTATTAACCGTCGTGGATAGAAGTTTTACTACCGAAGGTAGTTTTGTACCGGTTGGCCAGATTGCCTACTGGAATTTCGAAGACAATGCCAATGATGTAGTAGGTGCTTACGATCCGGCAGCAGCAGATATAGTAGCAGTAACCTATGTAGCCGGCAGAAAAGCCGGAGCTGGCAAAGCCGCAGAGTTTAACGGAGACAATAGTATTATTGAAGTACCCAATGGTCCTGAACTGATGAATACGAATAACTTTACTTTAAGCTTCTGGGTAAAAACAAACTCTAGTGGTCATGTGAATGAGACTGATAATCCTACCGGACATTTTGTAATGGGTTTGGGTGCTTCCAGAGGTTTTCAATTTGAGATAGATGGTGGGTACAACTCATGTAAACTGGCGGCTCAGTATGATTTAGGCAATGGTGCTACTGCATCAGAAGACTTATGGTTCCCTGGCGACGGAAAAGATGCCAATAATGGTGGCTGGCAAGGATGGGATTTTGTAAAAGACCTCACATCAACTGGTGGTGTACCGGTATTATTGAAAGATAAATGGGCACATATTGTATGCACCTATGATGCAGCTACTAAAAAAGGCTCTATGTACATTAACGGTGAGAAAATGAAAGGCCAGGACTTTAATCTCTGGCCTGCTGGAGAGCCTAAACGTGGTGTTACAGGGTTAAAATATGCAGGAACAGCTCCGGAAGTAGGTAATAAGCTCGCTTTTGGCTTTATTTATGACCGTTCCAGTACATGGTATAGCGCCACTCCCTGGGGCAATTATAATGTTCCGACAGCCAATCATTTTAAAGGGCAACTGGATGATGTACGTATCTTTCATGAAGCTTTAACAGCCCAGGAAGTTAAGCTTGTGTATGATTCTGAAAAATAATTGTCACCCCTGTTATCCTATAGAAGGGTTTCCACAAATGTGCGGAACCCTTCTTTTTAATTTTCTTACGAATGCATAAATTTATCCTGCTTTCTCTAGTATTTGTTTGCCTCTTTTCCTGTAAGAAAGAGGAGGAACCAGTTGTAGCTGACAAGCTTCTGCAATTATCCAGCATCCGGGTAGGCACCTACAATCTCGATCTGCATGATAAAGAAAAAAATAAGCAAGCCCCGGTTGAGAGTCCTGTTGTCATTAGTTTTTCAGCACCACTTGATACCAGCACTGTACGGTCATCGGTTACACTTCTGAAAGGAACTGAGGCTGTTTCTATGCAATTTTTTTACCTCGATACTAACAAAGCCATTTCTGCACAGTCTCTTCAGGCACTGGATAATAATACAGCCTATCGTCTTGTTATTGCCAATACCATCCGTGGAAAAGAAGGAGAAAAGTATCCGGGCATAGAGGTAGAATTTACAACTCAAAAAGGAGCATTAACCATAACATCTTTCACTATAGGCGATCAGAATGCCTTGGGAACCAACCGCATTCAAAACATAAACCGCAACCTGCAAATAGAAGTTGGATTTTCTCACCTGGTTGATCCGCAAACCATCACCAATGACAATATTAAAGTAGTAAGTGCCGGAGGTCCAAGTGCTGCCCTTACTTTTGGTATCGGAGATGATGGCAAAACACTCACCATTAGTAGCCAGGAACCACTTGAGCATTTTACTAAGTATACTTTATTTTTCTTATCCCTTCTACAGGGAACAGACGGGGAAGTATTTACGGCTATCAACCGGGATTTTTATACAGCTGTAGATATTGCACCTAAGTTTCCTCTGCTATCCGATGATGCACTTCTTACTTTGATTCAGGAAAAAACCTTTACCTATTTCTGGGATTTTGCACATCCGGTAAGTGGCATGGCCCGCGAAAGAGACAATTCTGGGGATATTGTAACTACTGGCGGCTCAGGCTTTGGATTGATGGCCATTCTGGTAGGTATTGAACGGAACTTTATCAGCCGTACGGAAGGCATTGAAGGGCTAACAAGAATTGTCAACTTCCTCAAAACTGCTGACCGTTTTCATGGTGCCTGGCCACACTGGATGAATGGCAGTACCGGTAAAGTAGTTCCTTTTAGTGCAAATGATGATGGAGGCGATCTGGTAGAAACTTCTTTTCTGGTACAAGGCTTACTCACCGTACGTCAATACCTCAATCCAGCCGATGCTGTAGAATTACAACTTGCCCAACAGATTACTACACTATGGGAAGAAGTAGAATGGGACTGGTATACCAGAGGCGGAAAAGATGTGTTATACTGGCATTGGTCGCCAAGAGTAGAATGGGCCATGAACTTTGAATTGCGTGGCTACAATGAAGCCTTGATCACTTATGTACTGGCTGCCTCCTCTCCTACCCATCCTATTACGACTTCGGTATATCAGAACGGCTGGGCGCAAAATTCGCATTTCTCAAACGGAAAAAGTTTTTACGGCATCCGCCTACCTTTAGGCTTCGATTATGGCGGACCTTTATTTTTTGCGCATTATTCTTTTCTGGGTTTAGATCCCCGGAAACTCCAGGATACCTATGCCAATTACTGGGAACAAAATGTGAATCATACTTTAATCAACCGGGCTCATGCCTTGCAAAATCCTGGTAATTTTGTTGGCTATGGTCCGCAAAACTGGGGCTTTACCGCCAGTGATAACCAGGATGGCTATTCGGCACATTCGCCTACCAATGACCTAGGCGTAATTACACCTACAGCAGCTATTTCATCGCTGCCGTATACACCGGAGTATTCCATGGAAGCCATACGCTTTTTCTATTATAACATTGGAGATAAAACATGGGGGCCTTATGGATTTTATGATGCCTTTAATGTAACCAGGGGCTGGTTTGGAAAATCATATCTGGCCATTGACCAGGGGCCTATGATAGCCATGATTGAGAATTACCGGTCAGCCTTATTGTGGAATACATTTATGTCGGCACCAGAGGTGAAGGCTGGTCTTACTAAACTCAACTTCACTTATTAATCCTGATAAATAAGTAGTTCCTGAAATGTGTATAGCCTAATTCAATTGTAGTTCTTCCTCTCTAATATAAGCCAATCCCCATTCTTTCATCATATTGACTATAGGCAGCAGAGATTTACCTTTCCGGGTCAGAAAATACTCTACTCTGGGCGGAATTTCTGCATAAATTTTCCGCTCAATAATACCATCTGCTTCCAGTTCTCTGAGCTGAGAGGTAAGCATTTGTTTGCTGATTCCCTTAAGCATCATCGACATTTTTCCAAAGCGGTTAATATCATTGCTGATCAGGTACATAATTAGTAGCTTCCACTTGCCGCCTATAATTTCCATAGTGGCCGTTACCGGGCACCGCTCAATGCTTTTATAATTTATTTTTTCCATCTATCTGATAATCAATATTAGTATGATTTAAATAACTACTTCTTTTTTTTGTTACTACTTACATTATGCAGACCAATTTAGTAGATTTGGCCCATAAACAAAAATCAATTATATGAAAAAGTATATCATCACCGGTTCTTTAGGAAACATTAGCCGGCACCTTGTAGAAGGCCTTGTTAAAAATGGCAAAGAGGTAACCGTTATTACCAGTAAAGCGGATAAAGTGGCAGAAATTGAAAATCTTGGAGCAAAAGCCCTGGTTGGGGACCTGAATGATGCTGCCTTTCTGAAAAATGCCTTTAAAGATGCAGAAGTCGCCTATACCATGATTCCGCCCATCTGGCAGACTACTGACTGGAGAAAATCTATGAACCAGGTTGCAGACAGCTATATTGCAG from Rhodocytophaga rosea carries:
- a CDS encoding LamG-like jellyroll fold domain-containing protein, whose translation is MKSMFKLFAFAVLMVSMVTINSCKKDEDDPPFAISSLKAGDIDLNGANSATGVLANSPITATFTGNVDPTSTVQLQRDYDDANLNVTVTASGNTLTIDPAEDFGGGTLYILSLNGIKSQKGEVLTVVDRSFTTEGSFVPVGQIAYWNFEDNANDVVGAYDPAAADIVAVTYVAGRKAGAGKAAEFNGDNSIIEVPNGPELMNTNNFTLSFWVKTNSSGHVNETDNPTGHFVMGLGASRGFQFEIDGGYNSCKLAAQYDLGNGATASEDLWFPGDGKDANNGGWQGWDFVKDLTSTGGVPVLLKDKWAHIVCTYDAATKKGSMYINGEKMKGQDFNLWPAGEPKRGVTGLKYAGTAPEVGNKLAFGFIYDRSSTWYSATPWGNYNVPTANHFKGQLDDVRIFHEALTAQEVKLVYDSEK
- a CDS encoding winged helix-turn-helix transcriptional regulator, giving the protein MEKINYKSIERCPVTATMEIIGGKWKLLIMYLISNDINRFGKMSMMLKGISKQMLTSQLRELEADGIIERKIYAEIPPRVEYFLTRKGKSLLPIVNMMKEWGLAYIREEELQLN
- a CDS encoding SusC/RagA family TonB-linked outer membrane protein; its protein translation is MRKSTLLFVLILCCISAAFSQKRQLTGKVISADDHSPLPGVSIIIQGTTRGTATDGNGEYTLELESAQTSTDNILVYSYLGYKPQTVVVANQSVINITLDPEVTTLADVVVIGYGTQRKSDLTGSVASVRGADLTKIPSSSPMQALQGKVAGVQITSGSGAPGSNPVVRIRGVGTFNNNDPIYVVDGVILDDISFINSADIESMEVLKDASATAIYGARGANGVIIVTTKRGVLGEEKPVISVSAEYSLQQIAKKIDLLNGREFAIIANEIAPGSYNNVDAVNNTDWQDEIFRTAPIQNYQVSVSGASQKVQYYTGLSYFRQDGIIAKSNFERLTIKLNNTFHLSKQLRFGNNLAFSPTWKQNTNENAVFVAYRAQPVIAPFRSDGSYSEVPNVGNPLANIEYNDNFDRGMRTVGNLFGEWDFMPGFKLRTSAGVDLNNTKNRNFIPAFNVSPQQFNEINDLYITNSQFRTFLWENTLNYFREFGNSRIDALAGYTMQYTDSEIFSARGENIARPSESFWYLNPNNLNPNSISNRVDDNQFYSMISYLFRVNYSFGNRYLLTATFRRDGSSKFTEKNRYGNFPAFAAGWNISNEAFMQSQDLITNLKLKASWGMIGNEKINYLAQYSTAKQGFNGVFGTGEVLFPGTTYDRTGNPDLKWESTTQTDIGLEIGLFQNRLTAEVDYFNKLTTDILIDLPVPAHLGNGQGATVPFNAADVLNRGFEFNLAWSSEIRDFKYRLGAVGTTIHNEVKAINNTNGYQPNAAGTTRSIAGRPLGSFYGYKVEGVFQNEAELNSLPRNVQSGVGDLRYADLSGDGQITEADRTYIGSPIPKFIYGFNAEVSYKGLALSLDFNGQTGNDILNQKETTRPDPYNFETRVLNRWTGAGTSTTNPRSSFGGVNYLISDRYIQDGSYLRLRNVTLTYNLPEVITQRFRSTKAQVYVRGTNVFTSSKFTGYSPEVGGGPLDNGIDTGIYPLSRIYSAGLNINF
- a CDS encoding RagB/SusD family nutrient uptake outer membrane protein — translated: MKKYIHRYTTLFTCSLALLMLVSCEDFLEREPQGLLTQEIFPTTPDDALQATNAIYNILRRENYNMGLFPILDIMSDDAVKGSTPFDAAPTVGPYETFTFTPSQDGLGRWWATLYEGVKRANVVIEKVPAINMDETLKNRYIAEARFLRGIFYFDLVRAWGGVPKVTSTIPPVQLPRVTAGDIYLLIEEDLLFAAANLPEKSEQNTTQYGRATKGAARGYLAKMYLFQNKFDKAEQYALEVINSGQYALEADFDNANSITGEFGVESIFEVGAVGKEGLENGGNQYANVQGVRGTPNRGWGFNRPSLNLQSSFEPNDPRLQSTVIYLGEVLDGITIAGSGDTPDVTYSPGSSTDIIEIECYNQKVWTPGQNVDTQHDHNRRLLRYADVLLMAAEALNENGKTAQALPYLNQVRARAREGNAGILPDIAETNKDLLRDLILKERRVELALENHRFWDLVRTGKAAQVLGPLGFQAGKHELLPIPQTERDLAGEILEQNPNY
- a CDS encoding glucoamylase family protein, whose product is MHKFILLSLVFVCLFSCKKEEEPVVADKLLQLSSIRVGTYNLDLHDKEKNKQAPVESPVVISFSAPLDTSTVRSSVTLLKGTEAVSMQFFYLDTNKAISAQSLQALDNNTAYRLVIANTIRGKEGEKYPGIEVEFTTQKGALTITSFTIGDQNALGTNRIQNINRNLQIEVGFSHLVDPQTITNDNIKVVSAGGPSAALTFGIGDDGKTLTISSQEPLEHFTKYTLFFLSLLQGTDGEVFTAINRDFYTAVDIAPKFPLLSDDALLTLIQEKTFTYFWDFAHPVSGMARERDNSGDIVTTGGSGFGLMAILVGIERNFISRTEGIEGLTRIVNFLKTADRFHGAWPHWMNGSTGKVVPFSANDDGGDLVETSFLVQGLLTVRQYLNPADAVELQLAQQITTLWEEVEWDWYTRGGKDVLYWHWSPRVEWAMNFELRGYNEALITYVLAASSPTHPITTSVYQNGWAQNSHFSNGKSFYGIRLPLGFDYGGPLFFAHYSFLGLDPRKLQDTYANYWEQNVNHTLINRAHALQNPGNFVGYGPQNWGFTASDNQDGYSAHSPTNDLGVITPTAAISSLPYTPEYSMEAIRFFYYNIGDKTWGPYGFYDAFNVTRGWFGKSYLAIDQGPMIAMIENYRSALLWNTFMSAPEVKAGLTKLNFTY